A genomic stretch from Capricornis sumatraensis isolate serow.1 chromosome 4, serow.2, whole genome shotgun sequence includes:
- the PRDM4 gene encoding PR domain zinc finger protein 4 has translation MHHRMNEMNLSPVGMEQLTSSSVSNALPVSGSHLGLAASPTHNPIPAPGLPVAIPNLGPSLSSLPSALSLMLPMGIGDRGVMCGLPERNYTLPPPPYPHLESSYFRTILPGILSYLADRPPPQYIHPNSINVDGNTALSIANNPSALDPYQSNGNVGLEPGIVSIDSRSVNTHGAQSLHPTDAHEVALDTTITMENVSRVTSPISTDGMAEELTMDGVAGEHTQIPNGSRSHEPLSVDSVSNNLAAETVGHGGVIPIHGNGLELPVVMETDHIASRVNGMSDSALSDSIHTVAMSTNSVSVALSTSHNLASLESVSLHEVGLSLEPVAVSSITQEVAMGTGHVDVSSDSLSFVPPSLQMEDSNSNKENMATLFTIWCTLCDRAYPSDCPDHGPVTFVPDTPIESRARLSLPKQLVLRQSMVGADVGVWTGETIPVRTCFGPLIGQQSHSMEVAEWTDKAVNHIWKIYHNGVLEFCIITTDENECNWMMFVRKARNREEQNLVAYPHDGKIYFCTSQDIPPENELLFYYSRDYAQQIGVPEHPDVHLCNCGKECSSYTEFKAHLSSHIHNHLPSHGHSSSHGPSHSKERKWKCSMCPQAFISPSKLHVHFMGHMGMKPHKCDFCSKAFSDPSNLRTHLKIHTGQKNYRCTLCDKSFTQKAHLESHMVIHTGEKNLKCDYCDKLFMRRQDLKQHVLIHTQERQIKCPKCDKLFLRTNHLKKHLNSHEGKRDYVCEKCTKAYLTKYHLTRHLKTCKGPTSSSSAQEEEEEDDSEEEELADSVGTEDCRIGSAVYSADDSLSAHK, from the exons ATGCATCACAG GATGAATGAAATGAACTTGAGTCCTGTGGGGATGGAGCAGCTGACTTCATCTTCTGTGAGCAATGCCTTGCCAGTCTCAGGGAGTCACCTGGGGTTGGCTGCCTCACCCACTCACAATCCCATCCCTGCTCCAG GCCTGCCAGTGGCGATTCCAAACCTGGGTCCCTCCCTGAGCTCTCTAccttctgctttgtctctgatgCTCCCAATGGGTATTGGGGATCGAGGGGTGATGTGTGGGTTACCTGAAAGAAACTACACCCTACCTCCACCACCTTACCCCCACCTTGAGAGCAGTTACTTCAGAACCATTTTACCTG gCATTTTGTCTTATTTAGCTGACAGACCACCTCCTCAGTATATTCACCCTAACTCCATAAATGTTGATGGTAATACAGCATTATCTATTGCCAATAACCCTTCAGCACTAGATCCCTATCAGTCCAATGGAAATGTTGGATTAGAGCCAGGCATTGTTTCAATAGACTCTCGCTCTGTGAACACACATGGTGCCCAAAGTCTTCATCCCACTGATGCTCATGAGGTGGCCTTGGACACAACAATCACCATGGAGAACGTCTCTAGGGTCACCAGCCCAATCTCTACAGATGGAATGGCAGAAGAGCTGACAATGGATGGTGTGGCAGGCGAGCATACCCAAATCCCAAATGGCTCCAGaagtcatgaacctctgtctgtGGACTCTGTGAGCAACAACCTTGCAGCAGAAACTGTAGGACATGGTGGTGTGATACCCATTCATGGGAACGGCCTGGAGCTCCCTGTGGTCATGGAGACAGACCACATTGCAAGTCGGGTCAACGGGATGTCTGACAGTGCCCTCAGTGACTCCATCCACACCGTGGCCATGAGCACCAACTCTGTAAGCGTGGCACTCTCTACCTCACACAACCTCGCCTCCCTAGAGTCTGTTTCCCTCCATGAAGTTGGCCTAAGCCTAGAACCTGTGGCTGTCTCCTCCATCACCCAGGAGGTTGCTATGGGGACAGGTCATGTAGATGTTTCTTCAGACAGTCTTTCTTTTGTACCACCTTCACTGCAAATGGAAGACTCCAATTCAAACAAGGAAAATATGGCAACCTTGTTTACAATTT GGTGCACTCTCTGTGACCGAGCCTATCCCTCAGACTGCCCAGATCACGGACCGGTGACTTTTGTTCCTGACACTCCAATAGAGAGCAGAGCCAGGCTTTCTCTCCCAAAGCAGCTTGTTCTCCGCCAGTCAATGGTGGGAGCAGACGTTG GTGTGTGGACTGGAGAAACCATCCCTGTTCGGACTTGCTTTGGGCCTCTCATTGGCCAGCAAAGTCACTCCATGGAAGTAGCAGAATGGACAGACAAGGCGGTTAATCATATCTGGAAG ATATACCACAATGGTGTCCTAGAATTCTGCATCATTACAACTGACGAAAATGAATGTAATTGGATGATGTTTGTGCGCAAAGCCAG GAATCGGGAAGAACAAAATTTGGTGGCTTATCCCCATGATGGAAAAATCTACTTCTGTACCTCCCAAGATATCCCTCCTGAAAATGAACTGCTTTTTTATTACAGTCGGGATTATGCTCAGCAGATTG gtgtTCCTGAACACCCAGATGTGCATCTCTGTAACTGTGGCAAGGAGTGCAGTTCCTATACTGAGTTCAAAGCCCACCTGAGCAGCCACATCCATAACCATCTTCCTAGCCATGGCCACAGCAGCAGCCACGGGCCGAGCCATAGCAAAGAGAGGAAGTGGAAGTGCTCCATGTGCCCCCAGGCTTTTATCTCTCCTTCCAAACTTCACGTCCACTTTATGGGTCATATGGGTATGAAGCCCCACAAGTGCGATTTTTGTAGCAAGGCTTTCAGTGATCCCAGCAACCTGCGGACCCACCTCAAGATACACACAG GTCAGAAGAACTACAGGTGTACTTTGTGTGACAAGTCTTTCACCCAGAAGGCTCACCTGGAATCCCACATGGTCATCCACACCGGGGAGAAGAACCTCAAGTGTGACTACTGTGACAAGTTGTTCATGCGGAGGCAGGACCTCAAGCAGCACGTGCTCATCCACACGCA AGAACGCCAGATCAAGTGTCCCAAGTGTGACAAGCTGTTCTTGAGGACAAATCACTTAAAGAAACATCTCAATTCACATGAAGGAAAACGGGATTATGTCTGTGAAAAATGTACAAAGGCTTATCTAACCAAATATCATCTCACCCGACACCTAAAAACCTGCAAAGGGCCCACCTCCAGCTCATCCgcacaggaggaggaggaggaagatgactCAGAGGAGGAAGAGCTGGCGGACTCGGTGGGGACAGAGGACTGTCGCATCGGCAGTGCTGTGTATTCAGCAGATGACTCTCTCTCTGCACataaatag